From one Holophagales bacterium genomic stretch:
- a CDS encoding 5-carboxymethyl-2-hydroxymuconate Delta-isomerase, protein MPHLVLEYSGNVPDHPDFRRVLLDLHDALVASALFERKDIKSRAVRHDVFAVADGEEDRAFVALSIAILDGRPDEEKAALSEAVLEVLQRAFPTLVAGGRGAISVEIRDLHRASYRRVRVREG, encoded by the coding sequence ATGCCGCACCTCGTCCTGGAGTACTCGGGCAACGTTCCCGACCACCCCGATTTCCGGCGCGTCCTCCTCGACCTGCACGACGCGCTCGTGGCCTCGGCCCTCTTCGAGAGGAAAGACATCAAGAGCCGCGCCGTGAGGCACGACGTCTTCGCCGTCGCCGACGGGGAGGAAGACAGGGCCTTCGTGGCTCTCTCCATCGCGATCCTCGACGGTCGCCCGGACGAGGAGAAGGCGGCGCTCTCCGAGGCCGTGCTCGAGGTCCTCCAGCGTGCCTTCCCGACGCTCGTGGCGGGAGGGCGCGGGGCGATCAGCGTGGAGATCCGCGACCTGCACCGGGCGAGCTACCGCAGGGTGCGCGTCCGGGAGGGGTGA
- a CDS encoding carbohydrate kinase, giving the protein MARITVVGSVSIDEIVALRQPLRAGAHLDGRERGRRVGGGAANTAIPLAFAGHAVTVVSAVGTDPEGSTILARLSEAGVDTAQVMRRAGPSTRSLVLVEPDGERTVVNLHRCREEGPPRRLRTLPADVIYVRSREIDLASILAARLASALVVAHVPPYGPGVRPAHVLVASAADLPDEGRLAPWETGRRAAGETLTWMVVTRGAGGAEAHAADRRFHVPARDVATVDSTGAGDVFAAGLVHALANGASMETALVTAVAWGTTAAELGGIPPRERILELL; this is encoded by the coding sequence ATGGCTCGCATCACCGTCGTCGGGTCCGTCTCCATCGACGAGATCGTCGCGCTGCGTCAGCCGCTGCGCGCGGGGGCGCACCTCGACGGCCGCGAGCGGGGTCGCCGCGTGGGCGGCGGCGCGGCGAACACGGCGATCCCCCTCGCCTTCGCCGGGCATGCGGTGACCGTCGTCTCCGCCGTCGGCACCGACCCGGAAGGGAGCACGATCCTCGCGCGGCTCTCGGAGGCGGGAGTCGACACGGCCCAGGTGATGCGCCGCGCGGGCCCCAGCACGCGCTCTCTCGTCCTCGTCGAGCCCGACGGCGAACGGACGGTCGTGAACCTCCACCGCTGCCGCGAGGAGGGCCCGCCCCGGCGGCTCCGGACACTCCCGGCCGACGTGATCTACGTGAGGAGCCGCGAGATCGACCTCGCGTCGATCCTCGCCGCCCGGCTCGCCTCGGCCCTCGTCGTGGCGCACGTACCGCCGTACGGCCCGGGCGTCCGCCCCGCGCACGTCCTCGTCGCCTCCGCGGCGGACCTGCCGGACGAAGGGCGTCTCGCACCGTGGGAGACGGGACGGAGGGCGGCGGGCGAAACGCTGACCTGGATGGTCGTGACGCGCGGGGCCGGCGGAGCCGAGGCGCACGCGGCCGATCGCCGCTTCCACGTGCCGGCCCGGGACGTGGCCACCGTCGACAGCACGGGGGCCGGCGACGTCTTCGCCGCCGGGCTCGTCCATGCGCTCGCCAATGGAGCTTCGATGGAGACGGCGCTCGTGACGGCGGTGGCGTGGGGAACGACCGCGGCCGAGCTCGGCGGCATCCCGCCGCGGGAACGGATCCTCGAGCTGCTCTGA
- a CDS encoding NAD(P)-dependent alcohol dehydrogenase, whose product MIKALGYGATAATAPLDRLEINRRDPGPKDVRIDILWCGICHSDLHTVRNEWHGTTYPCIPGHEIVGRVSAVGAEVKGFKVGDTAGVGCMVDSCRTCPDCKDGMEQFCRKGAIFTYNSPDAHLGGMTYGGYTNVVVVDESFVLRIPDGLDPAGAAPLLCAGITTYSPLRHWGAGPGKKVGVVGLGGLGHMGVKLAHAMGAHVVLFTTSAGKAADAKKLGADEVVLSKDEAAMKPHAGSFHFILDTVAAPHNLDAYTSLLGRDGTLCLVGAPELPHPSPAVFNLIFGRKSIAGSLIGGIAETQEMLDFCAAKKTPAEIEIIPVQKVNEAYERMLKSDVKYRFVIDMSTLK is encoded by the coding sequence ATGATCAAGGCCCTCGGCTACGGCGCCACCGCCGCCACCGCTCCCCTCGACCGCCTCGAAATCAACCGCCGCGACCCCGGTCCGAAGGACGTGAGGATCGACATCCTCTGGTGCGGCATCTGCCACTCCGACCTCCACACGGTCCGCAACGAGTGGCACGGGACGACCTACCCCTGCATCCCGGGGCACGAGATCGTCGGCCGCGTCTCGGCCGTCGGCGCCGAGGTGAAGGGCTTCAAGGTCGGCGATACCGCCGGCGTCGGCTGCATGGTCGACTCCTGCCGCACCTGCCCCGACTGCAAGGACGGCATGGAGCAGTTCTGCCGCAAGGGGGCGATCTTCACCTACAACAGCCCCGACGCGCACCTCGGCGGGATGACGTACGGCGGCTACACGAACGTCGTCGTCGTCGACGAGTCCTTCGTCCTCCGCATTCCCGACGGTCTCGACCCGGCGGGCGCCGCGCCGCTCCTCTGCGCCGGCATCACGACCTACTCCCCGCTGCGCCACTGGGGCGCCGGCCCCGGCAAGAAGGTCGGCGTCGTCGGCCTCGGCGGCCTCGGCCACATGGGCGTCAAGCTCGCGCACGCGATGGGTGCGCACGTCGTCCTCTTCACGACGTCGGCCGGGAAGGCCGCGGACGCGAAGAAGCTCGGTGCCGACGAGGTCGTCCTCTCGAAGGACGAGGCCGCGATGAAGCCGCACGCGGGGAGCTTCCACTTCATCCTCGACACCGTCGCGGCCCCGCACAACCTCGACGCCTACACCTCGCTCCTCGGCCGCGACGGCACGCTCTGCCTCGTCGGCGCGCCGGAGCTCCCGCACCCGTCTCCCGCCGTCTTCAACCTCATCTTCGGGCGCAAGAGCATCGCCGGCTCCCTCATCGGCGGCATCGCCGAAACGCAGGAGATGCTCGACTTCTGCGCCGCCAAGAAGACGCCCGCCGAGATCGAGATCATCCCGGTCCAGAAGGTGAACGAGGCCTACGAGCGGATGCTGAAGTCGGACGTGAAGTACCGCTTCGTCATCGACATGTCCACGCTGAAGTAG
- a CDS encoding amino acid carrier protein, whose translation MNHIFEVVNNLFAFFVPVSDLLWDFPKNVTAWAAIPVLGQFSLAMLMLLGTGVWFTVRTGAVQLRRFGESVRIVMDRKASETGISPFAAFMLSSAMRAGPGNIMGVTGAVTVGGPGALFWMWVAGVFGMATALVEATLAQLFKEKKESEFLGGLPFYGMKVLGNRRWVGVTLATLFITYALLNVPSQTFHLFTALGSVASTIAGTAYGRTSAVYYAIGAALVVSVASLVLGGLKRVIRFTDLCVPFMAVLYCGVVLILVVVNWRVVPYFFGSVFAGAFSPEAIFGGSFGIALQQGIKRGLMVNEAGQGTITMAAAAADNRHPVEQGLVQSMGVFFDTVVICSMAGFVTVMARLWMVPGVFDWEATKHDKLVVFMSSARHLTPGTGLDATVQGLLSVSYALFAFTTLIGMIVFAEISANMISRKPRFIMGLRSVGALFFVPFGVLTVLADLQLGNIWYVTDLVNILVASANVPIILVGGRHVFAALRHYERTGGKEGFVSQRDIGLETPYWTEVSR comes from the coding sequence ATGAACCACATCTTCGAGGTCGTCAACAACCTCTTCGCCTTCTTCGTCCCGGTCTCGGACCTCCTGTGGGACTTCCCGAAGAACGTCACGGCGTGGGCGGCGATCCCGGTCCTCGGGCAGTTCTCGCTCGCGATGCTCATGCTCCTCGGGACGGGCGTCTGGTTCACGGTCCGGACGGGCGCGGTCCAGCTGCGGCGGTTCGGAGAGAGCGTGCGGATCGTCATGGACCGGAAGGCGTCGGAGACCGGCATCAGCCCCTTCGCCGCCTTCATGCTCAGCTCGGCGATGCGTGCCGGTCCCGGAAACATCATGGGCGTCACCGGCGCGGTGACCGTCGGGGGCCCGGGGGCGCTCTTCTGGATGTGGGTCGCGGGGGTCTTCGGCATGGCCACCGCCCTCGTCGAGGCGACGCTCGCGCAGCTCTTCAAGGAGAAGAAGGAGAGCGAGTTCCTCGGCGGCCTGCCGTTCTACGGCATGAAGGTCCTGGGGAACCGGCGATGGGTCGGTGTCACGCTCGCGACGCTCTTCATCACGTACGCCCTCCTGAACGTCCCGAGCCAGACGTTCCACCTCTTCACGGCGCTCGGCTCGGTCGCGAGCACGATCGCCGGGACGGCCTACGGCAGGACGTCCGCGGTCTACTACGCGATCGGCGCCGCCCTCGTCGTCTCGGTCGCCTCGCTCGTCCTCGGAGGCCTGAAGCGCGTCATCCGCTTCACGGATCTCTGCGTGCCGTTCATGGCGGTTCTCTACTGCGGGGTCGTTCTCATCCTCGTCGTCGTCAACTGGCGGGTCGTCCCGTACTTCTTCGGGTCGGTGTTCGCCGGGGCCTTCTCGCCGGAGGCCATCTTCGGAGGGAGCTTCGGCATCGCCCTCCAGCAGGGGATCAAGCGCGGGCTCATGGTGAACGAGGCGGGCCAGGGGACGATCACGATGGCCGCCGCCGCCGCCGACAACCGGCACCCGGTCGAACAGGGACTCGTCCAGTCGATGGGCGTCTTCTTCGACACGGTCGTCATCTGCTCGATGGCGGGCTTCGTGACGGTCATGGCCCGTCTCTGGATGGTCCCCGGGGTGTTCGACTGGGAGGCGACGAAGCACGACAAGCTCGTCGTCTTCATGTCCTCGGCCCGCCACCTCACCCCGGGCACCGGACTGGACGCGACGGTCCAGGGCCTGCTCTCCGTCAGCTATGCCCTGTTCGCGTTCACGACGCTGATCGGGATGATCGTCTTCGCCGAGATCAGCGCGAACATGATCTCGAGGAAGCCGCGCTTCATCATGGGCCTCCGCTCCGTCGGCGCCCTCTTCTTCGTGCCGTTCGGCGTCCTGACGGTCCTCGCCGACCTGCAGCTCGGCAACATCTGGTACGTCACCGACCTCGTGAACATCCTCGTCGCCTCCGCCAACGTCCCGATCATCCTGGTCGGAGGCAGGCACGTCTTCGCCGCGCTCCGGCACTACGAGAGAACCGGCGGAAAAGAGGGCTTCGTCTCGCAGAGAGACATCGGCCTCGAGACGCCGTACTGGACGGAGGTATCCCGATGA
- a CDS encoding RDD family protein — MSEKGHDPLAEHPLGGEPSPQAKGRGKTLSLFPDVSEAPLSPSPVSAGSDPQPTSPPSASLAAADVDEPGEIVDEPDAEVSVAFARRFAAGLADVVILALFGALELAAGAILLELRFPPAALLGLGAFLFLAALVLLVLVPFVWGATPGMALADLRVAAADGGSPTLAAASLRFVGALLTGALAGVPLLVAAFDRRGRTLSDLVSGTTLVPAR, encoded by the coding sequence ATGAGCGAGAAAGGCCACGACCCGCTCGCCGAGCACCCGCTCGGAGGTGAGCCCTCTCCCCAGGCCAAGGGCCGAGGGAAGACGCTGAGCCTCTTCCCCGACGTCTCCGAGGCGCCGCTCTCGCCCTCCCCGGTATCAGCCGGCTCCGACCCGCAGCCGACGTCTCCGCCATCCGCGTCGTTGGCCGCCGCGGACGTCGACGAGCCCGGGGAGATCGTGGACGAGCCGGACGCCGAGGTGTCCGTCGCGTTCGCACGGCGTTTCGCCGCCGGTCTCGCCGACGTCGTCATCCTCGCCCTCTTCGGCGCCCTCGAGCTGGCCGCGGGAGCGATTCTCCTCGAGCTGCGGTTCCCTCCCGCCGCGCTTCTCGGCCTCGGCGCGTTCCTTTTCCTGGCCGCGCTCGTCCTCCTCGTCCTCGTGCCGTTCGTCTGGGGCGCCACTCCCGGAATGGCGCTCGCCGACCTTCGCGTTGCGGCCGCCGACGGCGGATCGCCGACCCTCGCGGCCGCGTCTCTCCGTTTCGTGGGAGCCCTGTTGACGGGAGCGCTCGCGGGCGTTCCCCTCCTCGTGGCCGCCTTCGACCGGAGGGGACGGACCCTGTCCGACCTCGTTTCCGGCACCACCCTGGTCCCGGCCCGCTGA
- a CDS encoding NAD+ synthase: protein MRLALGQMNATIGDFAGNAAKIENLWREAEAARADLLLVPEMALCGYPARDLLDRPSFQAEAARVLGELARRAGKTALLAGTFLPNPSRTGKPLFNAAVLLRNGRVAAVARKCLLPAYDVFDEVRHFEPAETPTLVRLAGRRIGLTICEDLWNDKDFFRQRRLYRDDPGETLLARGADLIVNVSASPFSEGKPRLRRRMLSRLARDGGVPVAYVNLVGGNDELVFDGGSMALDGRGRVRARAALFEEDFVVVDLDESNVAPVTGSEPADLPDDAEDEPLESLRRALVLGIRDYARKCGFRTAVVGLSGGIDSALVGALAVDALGADNVTGLALPSRYSSEGSVTDARALARALGIRLEVVPIEPLVAAAKAALAPLFAGRPEDVTEENIQARIRGMLLMAFSNKLGPLLLTTGNKSELAVGYCTLYGDMAGGLAPISDLPKMRVYALSRHLNRRAGREVIPASTLDKAPSAELRPGQTDQDSLPPYELLDRVLEGLVERNRTPAAVARETGAPEALAAGIARQIDRAEYKRQQAAPGLKVSTKAFGSGRRIPIAQVSKA from the coding sequence ATGCGGCTCGCCCTCGGCCAGATGAACGCCACGATCGGCGACTTCGCTGGTAACGCCGCGAAGATCGAGAACCTCTGGCGGGAGGCCGAGGCCGCCCGGGCAGATCTCCTCCTCGTCCCGGAGATGGCGCTCTGCGGCTACCCGGCGAGAGACCTTCTCGACCGCCCCTCGTTCCAGGCCGAGGCGGCCCGCGTCCTCGGCGAGCTCGCGCGACGCGCCGGGAAGACCGCCCTGCTCGCCGGGACGTTCCTCCCGAATCCCTCCAGGACCGGAAAGCCCCTCTTCAACGCGGCGGTCCTCCTGCGCAACGGGCGCGTCGCCGCCGTCGCGAGGAAGTGCCTCCTCCCCGCCTACGACGTCTTCGACGAAGTCCGGCACTTCGAACCGGCCGAGACCCCGACCCTCGTCCGGCTCGCCGGCCGGAGGATCGGCCTGACGATCTGCGAGGACCTCTGGAACGACAAGGACTTCTTCCGCCAGCGCCGCCTGTATCGCGACGATCCCGGGGAGACGCTCCTCGCGCGCGGGGCCGACCTGATCGTCAACGTCTCGGCCTCTCCTTTCTCCGAGGGAAAGCCCCGGCTGCGGCGGCGGATGCTCTCGCGGCTCGCCCGCGACGGCGGCGTCCCCGTCGCCTACGTGAACCTCGTCGGCGGCAACGACGAGCTCGTCTTCGACGGCGGGTCGATGGCGCTCGACGGGCGGGGACGCGTCCGGGCCCGGGCCGCTCTCTTCGAGGAGGACTTCGTCGTCGTCGACCTCGACGAGAGCAACGTCGCGCCGGTCACCGGCTCGGAACCGGCGGACCTTCCCGACGACGCCGAAGACGAGCCGCTCGAGTCCCTCCGCCGCGCCCTCGTCCTCGGCATCCGCGACTACGCCCGAAAGTGCGGGTTCCGGACCGCCGTCGTCGGCCTCTCGGGTGGCATCGACTCGGCGCTCGTCGGCGCGCTCGCCGTGGACGCCCTCGGCGCGGACAACGTCACCGGGCTCGCCCTCCCGTCGCGCTACTCCTCGGAGGGCTCCGTCACCGACGCGCGGGCGCTCGCCCGGGCCCTCGGCATCCGCCTCGAGGTCGTACCGATCGAGCCGCTCGTCGCCGCCGCAAAGGCTGCGCTCGCCCCTCTCTTCGCCGGACGCCCGGAGGACGTGACCGAGGAGAACATCCAGGCCCGCATCCGCGGGATGCTCCTGATGGCCTTCTCGAACAAGCTCGGGCCTCTCCTTCTGACGACGGGGAACAAGAGCGAGCTGGCCGTCGGCTACTGCACCCTCTACGGCGACATGGCCGGCGGGCTCGCGCCGATCTCCGACCTTCCGAAGATGCGCGTCTACGCGCTCTCCCGGCATCTGAACCGCCGGGCCGGGCGCGAAGTCATCCCGGCGTCGACGCTCGACAAGGCCCCTTCCGCCGAGCTGCGGCCCGGACAGACCGACCAGGATTCGCTCCCACCCTACGAGCTCCTCGATCGCGTACTCGAGGGCCTCGTGGAGAGGAACCGGACCCCTGCCGCAGTCGCCCGGGAGACGGGAGCGCCCGAGGCCCTCGCCGCCGGAATCGCGCGGCAGATCGACCGGGCCGAGTACAAGCGGCAGCAGGCCGCTCCCGGGCTGAAAGTTTCGACGAAGGCGTTCGGGAGCGGCCGCCGCATCCCGATCGCGCAGGTCTCGAAGGCGTGA
- the ftcD gene encoding glutamate formimidoyltransferase, with the protein MTTLIECIPNVSEGRRPEVVAAIRNAAVSAGPGVLLLDWTSDADHNRSVLTFLGDGPALVRAMEAMVAEALLHVDLTKHEGAHPRLGAVDVIPFVPIRGATAADCVALAKELGARLAGKHGLPIYLYEDAATSEARRNLATVRKGEFEGLAEKMKSPEWKPDFGPDAPHPTGGATVVGARSPLVAYNINLGTADLSIADRIAKSIRHLSGGYRFVKAMGVKLEARGIVQVSINMTNTEKTPLHRVFETVRSEAERFGVPVVGSEIIGLVPQAALVGAAEHYLRLESPASSQVLENKLLDVALAAKE; encoded by the coding sequence ATGACGACTCTGATCGAATGTATCCCGAACGTCAGCGAAGGGCGCCGCCCGGAGGTGGTCGCGGCCATCCGAAACGCCGCCGTTTCGGCGGGCCCGGGGGTCCTCCTTCTCGACTGGACGTCCGATGCCGACCACAACCGCTCCGTCCTGACGTTCCTCGGGGACGGACCGGCCCTCGTCCGGGCAATGGAAGCGATGGTCGCCGAGGCGCTCCTCCACGTCGACCTGACGAAGCACGAGGGGGCACACCCGCGGCTCGGGGCCGTGGACGTCATCCCGTTCGTTCCGATCCGTGGCGCAACCGCCGCCGACTGCGTCGCTCTCGCCAAGGAGCTCGGCGCCCGGCTCGCCGGGAAGCACGGCCTGCCGATCTACCTCTACGAGGACGCCGCCACGAGCGAGGCGCGCCGCAACCTGGCTACGGTCCGCAAGGGGGAGTTCGAGGGCCTCGCCGAAAAGATGAAGAGCCCCGAGTGGAAGCCCGACTTCGGTCCGGACGCGCCGCACCCGACCGGGGGGGCGACGGTCGTCGGGGCGCGCTCCCCCCTCGTCGCCTACAACATCAACCTCGGAACGGCGGACCTCTCGATCGCGGACCGGATCGCGAAGTCGATCCGCCACCTCTCCGGGGGATACCGGTTCGTGAAGGCCATGGGGGTCAAGCTGGAAGCCCGCGGCATCGTCCAGGTCTCGATCAACATGACCAACACCGAGAAGACGCCCCTTCACCGCGTCTTCGAGACGGTGCGATCCGAGGCCGAGCGCTTCGGCGTCCCGGTCGTCGGCTCCGAGATCATCGGCCTCGTCCCGCAGGCGGCGCTCGTCGGCGCCGCCGAGCACTACCTTCGGCTCGAGTCGCCCGCCTCGTCGCAGGTCCTCGAGAACAAGCTGCTCGACGTCGCCCTCGCGGCGAAGGAGTAG
- a CDS encoding serine hydrolase — protein MIPNPWRVAPALALQTLLLSAAAPAPAARPATTAEAIDAMLAKAIPPSGPGAVVIAVKDGKTVFRKAYGMANLELGVPLAPDSVLRLGSITKQFTATAVLMLAEEGKLALSDPITKFLPDYPTHGHVITVEHLLNHTSGIRSYTGIPGYMGTKIQADLTPAQLIDAFKSEPMDFAPGERWEYNNSGYVLLGAVIEKASGTTYAEFVAKRIFMPLGMKATAYGAEGPILPKRAAGYTRDGETVFNARYLSMSQPYSAGALVSTVDDLAAWDAALYTEKLVKKASLEKAWTPAVTRDGKPTHYGYGWGISTLRGARAIAHGGGIFGFSTYGIRLPDEKVYVAVLANSDSPKADPGMLGKKIAALLIGKPFPEQAPVAVAPGVLARWTGVYRFDPQTTRTVTVEGGKIYSQRSGGPRLEVKPSSETEFFYEGSLTRLQFVAGPDGRAKEVLFFPDGADGPERGVREGDVPSAPAEVKVDPALYDLYAGEYELAPGFVLTVRRDGARLLTQATGQQEFEVFPASETEFFLKVVDARITFVKGADGKVNELVLRQGGREMPAKRRK, from the coding sequence ATGATCCCCAATCCCTGGCGCGTCGCCCCGGCGCTCGCCCTCCAGACGCTCCTCCTGTCCGCGGCCGCCCCCGCGCCCGCCGCCAGGCCCGCGACGACCGCCGAGGCGATCGACGCGATGCTCGCGAAGGCAATTCCCCCCAGCGGACCCGGCGCCGTCGTCATCGCCGTGAAGGACGGCAAGACCGTCTTCCGGAAGGCCTACGGGATGGCGAACCTCGAGCTCGGGGTCCCGCTCGCGCCCGATTCCGTCCTCCGCCTCGGTTCGATCACGAAGCAGTTCACGGCGACCGCGGTCCTGATGCTCGCGGAGGAGGGGAAGCTCGCCCTCTCCGACCCGATCACGAAGTTCCTCCCGGACTACCCGACGCACGGGCACGTGATCACCGTGGAGCACCTCCTGAACCACACGTCGGGGATCCGGAGCTACACCGGCATCCCCGGCTACATGGGAACGAAGATCCAGGCGGACCTCACACCGGCCCAGCTCATCGACGCCTTCAAGTCCGAGCCGATGGACTTCGCGCCGGGAGAGCGCTGGGAGTACAACAACTCCGGCTACGTCCTCCTGGGCGCGGTGATCGAGAAGGCCTCGGGAACGACGTACGCCGAGTTCGTCGCGAAACGGATCTTCATGCCGCTCGGAATGAAGGCGACGGCCTACGGCGCCGAGGGTCCGATTCTCCCGAAGAGAGCCGCCGGCTACACGCGCGACGGCGAGACGGTCTTCAACGCCCGGTACCTGAGCATGTCCCAGCCCTACTCGGCGGGCGCGCTCGTCTCGACCGTCGACGACCTCGCCGCCTGGGACGCCGCCCTCTACACGGAGAAGCTCGTGAAGAAGGCGTCGCTCGAGAAGGCCTGGACGCCGGCCGTGACGCGCGACGGCAAGCCGACGCACTACGGATACGGATGGGGCATCTCGACCCTGCGGGGCGCCCGCGCCATCGCGCACGGGGGAGGGATCTTCGGCTTCTCGACGTACGGCATACGGCTCCCGGACGAGAAGGTCTACGTCGCCGTCCTCGCCAACAGCGACAGCCCGAAGGCCGACCCGGGAATGCTCGGAAAGAAGATCGCCGCCCTCCTCATCGGCAAGCCGTTCCCGGAGCAGGCCCCCGTCGCGGTCGCCCCGGGGGTCCTGGCGCGCTGGACGGGCGTCTACCGCTTCGACCCGCAGACGACACGGACGGTGACCGTCGAGGGGGGGAAGATCTACTCGCAGCGCTCGGGCGGGCCGCGTCTCGAGGTGAAACCGTCGTCGGAGACCGAATTCTTCTACGAGGGCTCGCTCACGCGCCTGCAGTTCGTCGCGGGTCCCGACGGCAGGGCGAAGGAGGTCCTCTTCTTCCCCGATGGGGCCGACGGGCCCGAGCGTGGCGTCCGGGAGGGGGACGTCCCGTCCGCCCCGGCGGAGGTGAAGGTCGACCCCGCGCTCTACGACCTCTACGCCGGGGAGTACGAGCTCGCGCCGGGGTTCGTCCTGACCGTCCGGCGCGACGGAGCCCGGCTCCTGACGCAGGCCACCGGCCAGCAGGAGTTCGAGGTCTTCCCGGCGTCCGAAACGGAGTTCTTCCTGAAGGTCGTCGACGCGAGGATCACGTTCGTGAAGGGAGCCGACGGCAAGGTGAACGAGCTGGTCCTCCGGCAGGGCGGGCGCGAGATGCCCGCGAAGCGAAGGAAGTGA
- a CDS encoding ABC-F family ATP-binding cassette domain-containing protein, with protein sequence MPPLVAAQRLSKAFGARTLFSALSFGIERDERIGLIGPNGAGKSTLLAVLAQETPPDDGTVIFQGGVSVGLVPQIPSFAQGATVRSVVLEGAQAHVSHGEDVAWEAELKTDEALAKLSLTTGGIGPDSLVATLSGGQKKRVALARELVRQPDLLLLDEPTNHLDVESIVWLEELLARAPFATVTVTHDRLFLTRVATRILELDRRNPGGLLSVPGGFEKWLEAKESLLAAQESRESSLRNVLRRETEWLRRGPKARATKQKARIERAEALGDEIETIAERNVARTAKIDFAGAGRAPKRLLVAEGISKTYGERTLFAGLDLLLRPGSRIGLIGPNGCGKSTLLRVLLGSERPDTGTVTRADGVSVALFEQGRDSLDPDATVKETVCPDGDQVEYRGRFIHVRSWLDRFLFSPEQAEMKVSRLSGGEQSRLLVARLMLSPAQLLVLDEPTNDLDLATLNVLEESLSDFPGALLLVSHDRAFLDRATDSLLAFDPEGGSGVTTLVGLDQWERWRRERREGTQAAAVAKATKERDAKREAATDAAAPVEKPGKRRLGYLEQRELGGIEPRILTAEEKLEALKVECHRPEVVSDGPRLVALAREIDEAQAEVDRLYARWAELSG encoded by the coding sequence GTGCCGCCGCTCGTCGCCGCGCAGCGCCTCTCGAAGGCGTTCGGCGCCCGGACCCTCTTCTCCGCCCTCTCCTTCGGGATCGAGCGGGACGAGCGTATCGGCCTGATCGGGCCGAACGGCGCGGGGAAGTCGACGCTCCTTGCGGTCCTCGCCCAGGAGACGCCGCCCGACGACGGGACCGTCATCTTCCAGGGAGGCGTCTCCGTCGGCCTCGTCCCCCAGATCCCGAGCTTCGCCCAGGGCGCGACGGTGAGGTCCGTCGTCCTCGAGGGGGCTCAGGCCCACGTCTCTCACGGCGAGGACGTGGCGTGGGAAGCGGAGCTGAAGACCGACGAGGCGCTCGCGAAGCTCTCTCTGACGACGGGGGGGATCGGGCCCGACAGCCTCGTGGCGACGCTCTCGGGAGGCCAGAAGAAGCGCGTCGCCCTCGCGCGCGAGCTGGTGCGGCAGCCCGACCTCCTTCTCCTCGACGAACCGACGAACCACCTCGACGTGGAGAGCATCGTCTGGCTCGAGGAGCTGCTCGCGCGCGCCCCCTTCGCCACGGTGACGGTGACCCACGACCGGCTCTTCCTCACCCGCGTCGCGACGCGGATCCTCGAGCTCGACCGGCGCAACCCCGGCGGCCTCCTCTCGGTGCCCGGAGGCTTCGAGAAGTGGCTCGAGGCGAAGGAGTCGCTCCTCGCCGCCCAGGAAAGCCGCGAGTCGTCGCTCAGAAACGTCCTCCGGCGCGAGACGGAGTGGCTGAGGCGCGGCCCGAAGGCGCGGGCCACGAAGCAGAAGGCCCGCATCGAGCGCGCCGAGGCCCTCGGCGACGAGATCGAGACGATCGCCGAGCGGAACGTGGCGCGGACGGCGAAGATCGACTTCGCGGGCGCGGGCCGAGCCCCGAAACGTCTCCTCGTGGCCGAGGGGATCTCGAAGACCTACGGTGAACGGACGCTCTTCGCGGGCCTCGACCTCCTCCTCCGGCCGGGGAGCCGGATCGGCCTCATCGGCCCGAACGGCTGCGGCAAGTCGACGCTCCTGCGCGTCCTTCTCGGGTCCGAGCGGCCCGACACGGGAACCGTGACGCGGGCCGACGGCGTGTCGGTCGCCCTCTTCGAGCAGGGGCGCGATTCGCTCGACCCGGACGCGACGGTGAAGGAGACGGTCTGCCCCGACGGGGACCAGGTGGAGTACCGCGGGCGCTTCATCCACGTCCGCAGCTGGCTCGACCGCTTCCTCTTCTCGCCGGAGCAGGCGGAGATGAAGGTCTCGCGCCTGTCGGGCGGCGAGCAGAGCCGCCTCCTCGTGGCGCGGCTCATGCTGAGCCCCGCCCAGCTCCTCGTCCTGGACGAGCCGACGAACGACCTCGACCTCGCGACGCTGAACGTCCTCGAGGAGAGCCTTTCCGACTTCCCCGGCGCCCTGCTCCTCGTATCGCACGACCGCGCGTTCCTCGACCGCGCCACCGATTCGCTCCTCGCCTTCGACCCGGAAGGGGGCAGCGGCGTCACGACGCTCGTCGGCCTCGACCAGTGGGAACGGTGGCGGAGGGAGCGGCGCGAAGGCACGCAGGCCGCGGCGGTGGCGAAGGCGACGAAGGAACGCGACGCGAAACGGGAAGCCGCGACGGACGCGGCGGCTCCCGTGGAAAAGCCCGGCAAGCGCCGGCTCGGCTATCTCGAGCAGCGCGAGCTGGGGGGGATCGAGCCGAGGATCCTGACGGCCGAGGAGAAGCTCGAGGCGCTGAAGGTCGAGTGCCACCGGCCCGAGGTCGTCAGCGACGGTCCCCGGCTCGTCGCCCTCGCGCGGGAGATCGACGAAGCGCAGGCCGAGGTCGACCGGCTCTACGCGCGCTGGGCCGAGCTGTCCGGCTGA